The stretch of DNA ACTGAGTGAATTGAATCATAGTTATCTTTGTCAAAATACAGTACTGCTGAATCACAACGTCCATAATCTGAAGGGTTGTATAAAGCTTTGAAATTGAAGGGAATTTCTATGGCGTTCAATTCTGAGGTAAGACTACCCATAAGTGCAACTGCACCTTCAGAAGTTAAGTTAAAGTAAATCCGTACTGTATTAATGCCATGATATCCACCTGCATCGCCTACTGCCATATAAAAGCCATTTTGTACTAAATTTTTAGGCAGTTTGATTGCCACCGAGTTCCCAACTGTGGCAGTTTGGTCTTGTGAGCGTAAATGGCGATCGCGTTCGATGTATAATGTTAAACCTCCCTTTTTAACAGCCAAAGTGTGATCTGTTTCTTCTTTTACCACTAGCCAATTAGAACTAAAATATCCTTGACCAGAATTACTTTGATGTAAACGCTCATAAAAAACTACATCTACTCCCAAAAAGGTATTATTTTCTAAGTTTTGCTGTAGTGCTAAATTACTTGATTGTGTTTCTAATGCAAGAATACTTTTGAGAGAGCTATTGTAATAAATACCATAGAGAAAATGACATAATTGCTGGTTAAGATACTTATTTTGTAATTCTGAAGGCAATTTTTGAAAGCGAGAAACTACAACCTCTGGCAGTTTCAAAGGTTTGTAGTCTGGGTGGCTAATCAAAAGATCGGACTGGATCTTGATATTATTAACAATGTCTTGTAATGATGAATGCAATGGCTCTGGAATAGTATTTAATTGAATTTCACGCGAATCTAATAGTTGCATAAGCAATGACCAATAAATAATAATGACTTAAGCAGGAGATAAGCTAGTCGACATGAAGTAGGATGCCTCTATCCCAAAAATTGTCGGAATCGATGCTTCTGGACGGCATAACAAAGACTTAGCTACTTGAAGGGTACAAATACCTGTATTACCAAAAGATTTTTGATATTGCAGCGTTGACTGAATGACATAAATTAAACTCAAACCAGCAAATTGGATAACCCTTTGCCAGAAATCAGGACGATGCTCTACAATTTCAGGAAAATTAACCAGATAAGCTTTTGCTAAAGCAGCAAGAGAAGGTTGTATTTGTTCGAGTGGAGTTGTCGCCATCCGTAAAGACTCATCGATACTAATTGCTTTACTAGTAATCAAACTAATCAACCATAGGTGCAAATAACTGCCAATCAACGAACCTACATCAAAGGCGGGATCTCCCCACCCAGAGCGTTCCCAATCAATTAATCGCACTATATCCTTATCTATCTCTTGTTCCCAATCATTGGACAAAAGAATATTGTTTAACTTCAGATCATTGTGGGTCAAACAGCAGGGAACTAGAGAAGAACTAAGTTCTGCGATCGCTTTTCCTAAGCTATCATAACGTTGATAGAGGGCAAAAAATTTCAGTCCATCGGAGGGAACAGAGCTAAAAATTTCTGGACTAATTCGTCCTAGCTCTTGAACTAGAGAAAAGGCTTTCTCCTTAGATTGATTCTCTTGGTTTTGAGCAAAAAAGTTCTGATAGTCTTGACAATCTAAAGTTAAACGATGAATGTTTGCTAGAATTGTACCAAGGTTTTCTGCGATCGCTGTAGGAAAAATATTCTCTTTGATGTAAAAATCAGTCAAATCACGGTAATTATCCAGATAGTTAAAAACAATAATCGAATGCTCTGGATTAAAATGGATTGCTTCTGAAAGCCAAAAGCGCATCTGGTTTAGTTCAGGAAATTGCTGTAAAAATTCCTGAATTCGCCATTCGCGCAAAAATTCGCCAGCCGTTTTTCCTTCTCGATTGAGACGTTCTTGTTTGACAAGTAGTTTGCGCTGATCGGCTAAACTTACTAATAAATTAAAGTTTTTGGCATATTTGTATTCTATGTCACTTTGAGTTTGCTCTTCTGGAGTACAAAGATTTTGCTCAATTAAATATTCAAAAACATTTTGAGAGCTTAATACAAATGTCATAGCTAGATTTTGTTAAGTAAAAAAAGCTTGGAATATAAGTGCAGCTTAGGCTAATCTTAAATCAATAATCAAGTCAATCTAGTTCCTTTTTTGGACATAATTTAAGCAATTTTGTCCGCTTTATTTTTCAGCAATGAAAATAAATAAGATAGCAAAACTACCATACTATAACTTGTAACTTTTCTGCCGTTATAGTATAAAAAATATTGGTTGATTATTGGCTGAAACAATGCAAATTATTGTTGAATTTCCCTATTTTAAAAAAGATATTGTAACCAATCTCACCACCTTAATTGCATAAGTAAAATTTTAAAAGTCAACCAATTTTATTGGTAATATTCAACAATTATTTTTGTTTTTGTTATTTTGGTACTTTATTATTTGAGATTTTTTCTCAACTCAACAAAGTTTTAATAACTGAAATATTATTACCGTAGCTAATGTTGGCACCAGAAATTGAAGCTTTTGAAGTTAATTTATAAACACCAGAAACACCAACACTTTTAGTTATATGACCCTTAGAAACTGAAAATTGAGTAACATGAGTAACTATAGAGCCACCTCCTAATATTTCTCCTAATTCCTCAGTATTGAGTTCATTAAGAAAACTTTCAGAATCTTGAAACAATTCGGAACCAACTGGATGTAGTTCAGAAAGTCTAATATTAGTCATTTGTTTTTTTCCTTTTAATTCAACTTTGTTCTAAATCAAGTCATAAAAATCTTGTTAGATAATGGTTAATAGTCAGTTAATTAGCTTCTAAATGAAGACGCTTCCTCGACAAACAAGTTGTATAGTTCTTAAAAATAACCAACAACAGTAGCACCAACACTCACTGTAATTTGACCACCTGATATCGAAGCTTGTGAAGCTATTGAACCGTTAGCTTGGCTGATAATCTGTGTAACAATACCAGTTACCAATCCTTCTCCTCCTACAATTACACTAACTTCTTGTTCATTAAGGTCCTTGAGAAAGCTTTCGGAATCTTGAAAAAACTCAGAACCAGCAGGACATAGTTCGGAGAGTTTAATATTACCCATCAGTTTTTTCCTTTTAATTGAACAGCAATTTTAATGAATAATTTTGACAGTTCTCAATATGGAGTTTAAAAAAATTTATCTATGAAATACTTAAATGTATGCTAAAGTCCGAATCTTTGTTAAGCTCTTAGTTATTAATTCAACTCTTGACTTAAATCAAACTATTTGGCGCATTATTTTTTTATTTCATAGAATTTTGAAACTATTCAGAGTCAGCAGAAGCTAGTTGGGATAGTTTAAAACTAGCCCTTGTTTTTTCTGTTAATTCGAGTTGTTTAAATAAGGCTTTTTAGATATAATTGGATTATTATTATCTAAAAAGCCTCTACAGTACAGCTAGCTGTGGATTGGAGTCTATCTTTAGAAGAGTTAGTCAGGTATTTGGTAGTTCGTTGACTTGCTTCTAAAGGTAGTACATATTTCTTTATTAAACAGTTTTTGCAAAAAACTGCACACTTCCATATTGATTAGACTTTAGCCAATAGTTAAAGTTGCTACAACAGAAACACCATTGCTAACGCTGATATTACCACCTGATACTGTAGCTTGTGAAGCTTGTGTGCCAATGCTTTGGCTAGCTACGGTATTTACGGTTGCAGCACCCATAACAGCATCCATTTCTTGGTCGTTAAGTTCATTAAGGAAGTTTTCAGAATCTTGGAATAATTCAGAACCAACAGGATTTAATTCAGAAAGTTTGATATTAGCCATTTTTGTTTCTCCTTGTTTTGCTTGAGAGTTATTAAAGAGAAAATCAAATTGTTTTTGATTTCTTCTTAATCATAATTATGTGAAACAAAACTAATTAAATCAAGTAAATATAGCTATTAAATTAGACGTAAGTTCACTATTTATGTCTTACAATTCATAAAAAACTATATGTCTTTAGCAAGATCAATATCTTAATTTGTTTAACATAATCGTCGCATTGCTACTTTATTTATCCAAGTCACAGCAAAATTATTTTTGGACATAAATCAGGTAATTTGGTGTTTTTTGATTTTAGGTTAGACTGCTCCTAGTTCTTACTAAGTAGCTTAAAGTAAATTTAATAGTATTTTGATTATAAATTAACTAAAATAGCTTCACCAAACCAATAATTTTTCATCTCGTCAAGAGTTTTAATTTGTAATCCATAATAAGGATTGCCAATGATAAATAATTGTTGTTGAGGCTCGATACCTAGCAATGCTACTGCGTGGGAAAATCTTACTCCTTGATTATTTCTATTTTTTTCTTTGACATGAAGTAAAGCTGGTTTATTTAAATTAATTAAATCTTTGATAGTTAAATTAGTTTGATATTGAGGGTTCATGCCCAACTTTTTCATTGCTCGAATCTCAGTTAAAGTATTAGTACCAGAAATAGTTGTTTTGGTTAACTTTACTGCTTCTTTTTCTGTTAATTGAGGAGATATTTTTGTATAACGAGCTAAAGTTGCGATCGCAGAAGGAGCGCAAGTATATTCAGTAGTTTGAATGACGACATTATCTCTAATTAATGATTTACCAAGAAAGCGATCAACTGGTTGTAAAAAATACAATAGTACACTTAAAGCAAAACTTATTGCGCCTAGTGCTACCAATAATTGACGAATTTGTTGACGAGAAGATTTTGCCCTTAACTCAAAACCAACCAAAAAACCCAAGCAAAAAAATCCTGTTAAAAGAATACTTTTATCATAATACGCACCCAAATATAATAAAAAGCTGGTGGGAAAAAGTTTGGGTAACAGTGTAACCAAATTAAATTTATCAATAATAATTAGACTAATCAGTAGTAAGGCGATCGCAATTAATAATCCTATTAAAAGTTTTTGATGTTTTTTAAGAACACTATCTGAATCAACTCCTAGACTAGCTAATTTTTTTCCAAATAAACCACCACTAATCAGAGCAATACCAGCAATAAACAACAAAACAGACATATAATTTAGTTAAGTAAATATAATAAAAAACAAATAATCTTAGTCTCATTATTTAGCTAGATTATTAATTTTAGTATGCCAAATTAATTTAGTTATTTGCTGTGATTTAAATTAATAGATAAGGCAAATGGCAAAAAATTAAATCTTTAAATAAAATTGAAAACCTAACTATAATAATTTTGTTGTAGGCAATTAACTAAAAATATAATTAAACCTTTATTGTTAAATTTGCTCAAAAAATAATCGCTCTTAAATAACGCTTAATTTAACCTTTATTTGTTAATAAATTAAATCTATAGAAAGTTTTAGCAAAAATCTAACTCAAGCTATATTCTTTTTGTTTTTTATTTTAGCTATAACAAAGTTATTAAATTATAAGTAAAAAATGAATTGATTGTATGAAAAAAATAAATATTAGTGCCAAAAGTGGATTATGCTTATTAGCAATTATAGCTCTTCCTTTAACTAGTTCGGCTTATTTTTCTAACGCAATAGCTCAAGAAAATGAGTTAATGTATTCCACAAAAGAAGTAGAAAATGTTTCTGATAATGTCGATCAATTACTCGGTCAAACAGTGACAATTAGAGGTTCAATTGAGAAAGTAATGTCAGAAAAAGCTTTTATTCTTGAAAATAAACCATTTCCTCAAGATGTAGTAGATGAAGACCGAGTTTTAATTATTAACACTTCTGATTCATCTATTCCTGGATTACCAGAAGAAGATGATAAACTACAAGTTACAGGCACAGTAGGTAAATTTGTTTTAGCTGATGTAGAACAAAAATACGGTTTAGATTTAGATGACGAATTATATGTAGATTACGAAAACAAACCAGTTATTTTTGCTAACTATGTTGCTTTATCTCCTGAACCAAGAGAGATTACTGGAGAACCAGATTATTATTATGATAAATCAGTTGCTGTGAAGGGAGAAGTTTCAAAAGTTTTAGGAACAAATACTTTTACTATTGGTCAAGGAGAAGTAATTGATAGCGTTGATCAATTAGTAGGTGAAGATAATTTATTAGTTCTTAATCAAAGTGGTCAACCAATTCCTGCTGAGGATAAAGATATTATTGTAACAGGCGTTGTACGACCTTTTATACTTAAAGAATTAGAACGAGAGTATGAGTTAACTGAAGATTTATCAGTCAAACAAAAACTAGAGCAAGAATATTCAGAAAAACCAATTTTGATTATTAACCGTATTTATTTGTCAGAAGAATAAAAACATTTAAATATTAATAATTGCTCTTAAAATTTCTAATAGAGTTGTGGTTAACGCAACTCTATTATTGTTTTTATGCCAATCATACTAAATCCGATCACTGCTTGGTTAGCAGTATAGCCTTTCTCGCTCTTGGTGAGGTACACCATTACCAGTTACTAATTACTAATTATCAGGGATGAATAATCAACCATTAACATAAGCGAAGCGCACTACCGTAGGTCTCAACTATCAAGGCTCTACCAGAAAAATGAATTGTATTTCATTAATCTGAGAACCGCTATATAAATTAGCCTAAGATTTTGCTGCCTTGAAAATAACACAATCAGAACATAAGAATTACTTGCATTTCTAGTGGTAAATTTTTTTTGATCTTAACCACCTCCTGCTTTTGTACACAAGTGTCGGCGACACGTCTAAGCGCTTTTTACTTTCTGCCTGCTGCCTTGACTAACTTTTTAAGTATTGTATCCAAACAGAATTTATTATCAAATATATTTTGTTCAAGTTTAATTTTTAATAACAACAACTATACTGAATTGCAATACTAGATAAAGAAAATTTAAATCTATAGTAAAGATTAAGACATTATAGTCAGGTTTGTTTCGCAATTAACTATCAATAAAAACCTTTAATATAAATTATTTCAATTTAAATATGAGTAAGAGAGACAAAAATGCTCAAAGGTTAATACAATAAATCTCAAGCCTCACAGAAAAAACTACTAGTATATAGCAGTAGTACATTTTTCATGAACATCCTGTACGGTGAATTCATGAATGCTCTTTACAAAGTCCGAAAAACTTTTTTTCTAAACTAAATGATTACTATATTTTCCACAGCATCGAAGTGAAATCAAGTTAGCAATCATAATGAGTTGTAGTTGTAAACAAACCAAACAAACTAAGCTATTTAATTCGATAGATTAATTAATCTATTAAAAGATAGAAGAAATTTAGTCCCAGCTTCTTTTATACTTACGGATGTAAACAAGATTAATCATTAGATTTTATTAAAAAAGAGGAAAAAATATGGGTATTATCGCTTGGATAGTATTAGGATTAATTGCAGGCGCTTTGGCTAAATTAATTTATCCAGGTCATCAAGGTGGTGGTATTTTCGCTACGATTGGCTTAGGAATTTTAGGTGCATTAGTAGGCGGTTATCTAGGTCAAGTATTATTAGGAAGCTCGGGAGCAGCAGCAGCTTCAGCAGGAGCTTTAACTATTCCTAGCATTATTTTTGCCGTTTTAGGAGCTATGATTTTAATCTTTATTTGGGGTTTAATTACCCGCCGTGCTGCTTAATTAAACGTAGGGCTTATTGTGAACAAAAATTATTAAATTATTCATTCATATTTATTAGAAAAAAGGAGAAAATATGGGTATTATTGCTTGGATTGTATTAGGATTAATTGCAGGTGCTATTGCTAAATTAATTTATCCAGGTTCTCAAGGTGGTGGTATTTTCGCTACGATTGGCTTAGGAATTTTAGGTGCATTAGTAGGCGGTTATCTAGGTCAAGTATTATTAGGAAGCTCAGGGGCAGCAGCAGCTTCAGTAGGAGCTTTAACTATTCCTAGCATTATTTTTGCCGTTCTTGGTTCGCTATTATTAATCTTTATTTGGGGTTTAATTACCCGTCGTGCTGCTTAATTAATGCGGTAATTATTTAACCACTTAAAAAGTATTTTGGTAGTCAGCAATTGAGAACAAGCTTTAGCTCTGAACTCTTTTGGACGACCAAAATTACTACTTTACTTAAATCCTCTAGCGTTCTTTTTCTTTTTAGTTTTAGATTTAGATTTTTGTACTTGTGCTACCGCTTCTTCAAACAGAGTTTGTAAATGCAAGGGAACGCTCGCTATTTCAGGTAACTGCGGTGTTGAAGACTTATCGTATTCCAATAGCGTAGGTTCTAAATCTGTTTCTAGTTTGAAATTAGGACGTTGGAGGAAAATTTGTAACAACTTTTCTAACTGGCGGGGAAATTCTTCTTTTAATTGTTGCCAAACATAAAAATTAATTTGAGGTTCTTCTAGATATTTACGAACTATTGGTTGAAAGTTTGGTTGTTCTTGAAAATTTCCGCTTTGAAGTAGTTCGGTAAATTTAGTATAGCTAGGAAGAAACATTTGTCCCCAACGCGGATGAGAAAATACTGTAACTTGTTCAGCTTGTTTAATTTCTGGTGGTAACTCTACTTTAGGAGTCACCATTGAAAGTTTGTCTTTACTTCTTAACACTTTGGCAACTGTTTCTGCATCTGCACCCAATTCTGTTGCTGCTTCGGTGATTTCTGCTTCATCTGTTCCTGTGGATGCGATAATTGATTGAAAAGATTGGGAATCATCAATTCCTGCTGCTGCTAGTCGTTTTTTGCTCATTTGCTGTTGCAATTCGCTAATTTTTTGATTAAGCTCTCGTCCAGGTAGGATAAGACGATCGCTTTTGAAGAAATCAACAAATTCCTGATGATATTCAGCTACTGACTCCCAAGCTTGTTCTAATAATTCTGGTGCATCACCATAAAGAAAGTCAGGATAGTTACTTTTAAACTCCCCAATGGCGACAGCCAATTTCGGTTTACTCAATCTACCTTTGGTAATAAAGTCACTAAAAAAGAACCATTCCTGTTCGTTAATTGGTGCAATTCTCGTTAAGATTATCTCTCCTGGTTGCCATCTCTTCATCTCTTTCGTAGGCAGTTGAGAATGAGTGTAGACACGATATTGTTTGGCTGTAAGCCAGTTCATCAAATCAAAGTAATTCTCTTGAATTTGGTGAATTTCAAATAAACCTGTCAAGTTTTTCTGCCAATTTTGTAATAAATTGCGGTCGCTCTCAGATAAATCAGTTTGAGCTAAAAAAATTGCTAAAGGAGTTTGAGTACCGACTTTTCCTTCAGTAATAAAAGTATCGATAGTTAAATTTTGTTGTTTAATTCCGTAGTTGCTTCTTTTACTTTGTTGAGCAGCATAAGTTTCTAGCGCAACCGCAAGCTCTCCTTCAGCATCATAAACAAAATCTATTAACTTCTGTTTAAGAGCGATCGCTTTTTCTGTAACTTGAGTCATATACTAAGTTGTTTGAATCCAATCGCCTCATTATAGTCAAAACAACTTAGTCGAACATCTAATTGATGGTAGATTTTATTCTTGCTCAAGAAGTCGAGTCAATCTTTGTCTCATATTTTCGCTCTGCTGCTTATCTTTAGGCACAGTAAGCACACGAAGATCTACTTCGACAATATTCTCAAGTCTGGTGGTTTTTTCCCAAACTTTACTTTCGACTTCCGATTCATGTTCGTAACGAAATGTTACTGTTTCATGATTGACCTCAAGAATTTCCACATTTTTAATCCAGCCATTGCTGCTTTTGACATAAAGCCAGACATTGGGCTTACCCATTAATTCTTTTAGTTTGTTTTCCATAAAAACTTTGGCTCGAAGTAGAGACAACCAGAAAGCTTGTTTTTAGCTATCTATCTACAGATAGATTTTCATGTTTTAACATTAAATGGCAAATTTGTAAATTAAGTGCCTAGCAAACGTCCGTACTGTAATCAATGTGACTGTTTGTCTATTTATTTACTACAACAAATTTTATTTCTTTATATAGACGAAATAACTGTGACCATTTACGAAAATCAAATTAGTAGCTATCAGTAATTTAACTATCTTTAATTTGATTAAAAGGTAACAATTTAAATGGAAGTAATACCTAGAAAAAGAGGAGTAGGACTCTTTAGCGATCGCAGACAAGTAGAATTAGCAGTTTCAAAGCTAAAAAATTCAGGCTTTCCAATGGAACAGGTTGCGATTATTGTCCGCAACGCTCAACAAGAACAAGAGATTCACGGAATTGAGGTTCAAGATTATCGAGGTAATCATACACAAGAAGGCGCAGTCACAGGTATTTTAACTGGTGGTGCAATTGGTAGTATTACTGGTTTATTAGTTGGCTTAGGTGTGTTGGCAATTCCTGGGATTGGACCGATTTTATTAGCTGGAGCAGAAGCAACCGCATTGGTGACAGCTTTAGCAGGAGGAACAATTGGTGGAGTTACTGGCGGATTAGTTGGCGCATTAATTGGTTTAGGAATTCCTGAAACAAGAGTAAAAATTTATCGAGATGGAATTCTTAACGGAGATTATTTAATTGTTATTGATGGTACAGAATCCCAACTAGTTGAGGCTCAACATATTCTTGATCGTTATGACATTGAAGAATGGAAAATTTATGAAGGGGTGCATCAATCTCAACCCGATCCCGAGTCTAGATTGAACTTAAACTCATTGAATTCAACTATTTCTGAACCTCCTAAACAGCCACAAAAAATTAATAATCCAGAAATTGAACCAAGAGAAACTCATGAAATAATTGAAGCAGAAAATCTTGTCAATCAGATTGATTATGAACCAAAAAATATTAACCATACTCAACTAGAAACCAATGAAATAATTGAAGTAAAACCTTTACAAAATCAAGTCGATTATGAACCAAAAAATATTAGGAATACTCAACTAGAAACCAATGAAATAATTAAAGAAAAACCTTTACAAAATCAGGTAAATTATGAACTAAAAACTAATACTCAGACTCAAGTAACACCAGACAATTCAATCTTTCCTGCAACTGAAGAAACTACTTACGAACCTAATCCGCAGCTTACAAAAAGTCGGATTGCTCGTCCAGTTAAAATTATTAATAACAAACCAAAAGTAATTATTGTCGATCTGCGTGATTAATCAAGCAAAGATTTTTTTTGTACAGATTTTGCTTTCAAGATCTTATTGAATTTTTTTGTGCGTTCAAACACACTCTATAGCTAGATATAGATAAATGCGCGGTTTATATATTTCATAAGTTAGATGAAAACAACTGAGTTTTTAAATAACGTAGAAATAACAATAAAAATATTAAAGGAGAAATTCTTGTATGGTTTTAGCGAAAATTACCGATGTCTATCCTAATTATAAGGACGATATCTTTGGCGGTGACGATATCAAAAAATTCTCTGTATATAGCTATACTAACGATAAAATCGGTTCTGTCCACGATATCTTAGTTGATGAAACAGGTCGTTTCCGTTATTTTGTAATTGATACAGGTTTCTGGATTTTTGGTAAAAAAGTACTCTTACCAGTAGGACGTGCCAATGTAGATTATGGTCAAGAACGCATCTATGCAATCGGTTTAACCGAAGAACAGGCTAATCAATTGCCTGAATACAATGAAAACATGACTGTTGACTATGATTACGAAGAAAGGGTAAGAAGTACCTATCGTACGGGAGTCGAATCTCCTGACATGACTGCTGCTACTGCTGGAGCATCTGTTGGTGCGACAGCTACCAATTATGACCGCAATACCTACCGTTATGATAACGAACCAACCTTTTATCAATTAAGCGATCGCGATCATGGCAATCTTCGTCAGTATCAACAGAGTTTAATGTCTCATCGCAATAATTTCCGTACTACTGCGGGAAGAGGTTTATATAAAATCAGAGATATTTATCCAGACTATCGCAACATTTTTGACAACGACGACTTACTAGATTATTCCTTCTACAGTGATACTGATGAAAAAGTCGGTTCGGTCAAAGATATTTTAGTTGATTCAGAAGGTAATTTCCGATACTTTGTAGTAGATACTGGTATTTGGATTTTTGGTAAAAAGATTATCATTCCTGTTGGTCGGGTTCGGATCGACCGCGCTCAACAACGTCTTTATGGAGTAGGTTTAACTAAAGAACAAGCAGAACATTTACCCGAATACGACGATGACATGACCGTTGACTACGACTACGAAGAGCGAGTCAGAAGCGTCTATCGTACCGCACCTCGGACTACTACTGCTAGTACAACAACCACTAGCTATGACCGCGATACCTACGGATATGACCGCGAACCTGCGTTGTACAATATGAGTGAGCGCGATCATCAAAATCTTAAACTCTATGAAGAGCGTTTAGTTGCTAACAAAGAACGTCTTCGTGCTGGTTCAGTTTCAGTAGGTAAACGAGTTGAAACTAAAACCGCAGAAGTTTCTGTTCCTGTAGAAAAAGAGCGAGTTGTAATTGAACGTCATAGTCCCACTGAAAGTGTACCAGTTACACCAGGGGAAGCTGCTTTCCAAGAAGGTGAAGTTGCTCGTGTAGAAGTTTACGAAGAAACTGCTGACATTGAAAAGCAAGCTTTCGTTCGTGAAGAAGTATCAATTCGCAAAGAAGTAGAACAAGATACTGTGACCGCTAGTGAAACAGTTCGTCGTGAAGAATTAGAGTTAGATGCGGATGGTAACCCGATCATTGAACGAAGATAACAGCTATTCATTATTCAATTAGTTGAATCTTTGTAAGATTGGCTCATTAACAACAACATAACTAAAGTAAACTTACGCATCGGTTAAAACCTTGATTGCGTAAGTTTTACTCTAAAAAGTTTAACAATACAGATAATCTTATGAACATGAACTATATTAATAGACAAGCTCAAAGAACAGAGCTTAGTTTATTATTGGCACAATTAAATCAACAATTAATTTCTTATCAAATAGTTGATTATTATGGTAAGATTTTCGCAACTATTAAAGATTTTTACTACGATAGTCAAAAACACATTAATTTATTAGTTAATTTAATAACATCTAAGTCAGAATCTGAATTGAGACAAATAAATTTTGAATTAATTCAAAAAGTAAATTTACCTCAGAAACAAATAGTAGTTAATTTAAGTCCTGAACAATTTGAACAACTACCTCTTTATCAACCATCACTTCGAGAGCAACAATCAGAAAGAACAGCAATGAATCATAATAAAGATGAATTTGAGCGCACAATTCCTTTATTAGAAGAAAGATTACTAGTTAATCGTCGTCAACACAAAGCTGGTGAAATTGTTGTTCGTAAGCAGATTGAAACGCGGATAATAGAAGTTCCCTTGCGTCGAGAAATTTTAATTATTGAGCAAGTAGAACCAGAAAATAAATTACTGGCGACAATTGATTTGGAAGAAGAAACAATTAATCAATCAAACTTTAATCATCAAGGAGTCAAAGCAACTGAATATTTAGTTAGAGGTGAATTTGAATCTATTGAAGCAGCCAATCAGATTCTGCACAAAATTAGTCAACTTCCTATAAGCGATCGCCAAAAAATTAGAATAGAAATAGTTGCAGATAGTCCTCAACAACAAGCAATCTACCAACAAGTAATGTCTAATTATCAAACAACTTGAATCGG from Stanieria cyanosphaera PCC 7437 encodes:
- a CDS encoding YsnF/AvaK domain-containing protein, translated to MNMNYINRQAQRTELSLLLAQLNQQLISYQIVDYYGKIFATIKDFYYDSQKHINLLVNLITSKSESELRQINFELIQKVNLPQKQIVVNLSPEQFEQLPLYQPSLREQQSERTAMNHNKDEFERTIPLLEERLLVNRRQHKAGEIVVRKQIETRIIEVPLRREILIIEQVEPENKLLATIDLEEETINQSNFNHQGVKATEYLVRGEFESIEAANQILHKISQLPISDRQKIRIEIVADSPQQQAIYQQVMSNYQTT